A part of Fusarium oxysporum Fo47 chromosome III, complete sequence genomic DNA contains:
- a CDS encoding uncharacterized protein (expressed protein) translates to MISVASDYVEEFWAIGPPVSVRTCSEAIDTAVVQRPQDVAGSGLAEPGVDILVQQRMCKLGRAGYQWELTTFESEAKERIRRVGFVLFREPPTTPNHPRL, encoded by the exons ATGATATCAGTGGCAAGCGACTACGTTGAAGAGTTTTGGGCTATTGGGCCGCCC GTCTCTGTAAGAACGTGCTCTGAAGCTATCGACACCGCCGTCGTGCAGAGACCACAAGATG TGGCAGGCTCTGGTCTCGCGGAGCCGGGTGTCGACATCCTGGTGCAGCAGCGGATGTGCAAGCTTGGCCGAGCTGGATATCAGTGGGAGCTAACCACTTTCGAGAGCGAGGCAAAAGAGAGGATCCGACGTGTTGGATTCGTTTTGTTCCGCGAGCCACCAACTACGCCTAACCACCCCAGACTGTAG
- a CDS encoding concanavalin A-like lectin/glucanase domain-containing protein → MRWTSRVSAAAALLLATAVSAQTWSKCNPLQNSNCPSDDALGMSIDIDFSKGEVNSFAASGSPKYDSEGVSFTVARANDAPQLASLFYIMFGRVEITMKAAPGAGIVSSLVLQSDVLDEIDIEWLGSDNDEIQSNYFGKGQTTSYNRGEFHDVTNTQGEWITYTIDWTKDRIVWMAGGTVVRTLNAGDAEDNQYPQTPMQVKFGAWAGGDPNTNSAGTVKWARGPTDYSKGPFTMKVKSVVVTDYSTGDEYKYKDTSGSWQSIESVGGEINGNENGDAMTVTATAQGTVATADGNVPVGGIAEDGSPATATQTGWPWTGSRPSGGAIPEGWRLNAKGKIIPAENSAFVLQPLHNGIAVIPFLAGIMAFAGRFF, encoded by the exons ATGAGATGGACATCCAGAGTCTCGGCCGCAGCCGCACTGCTGCTTGCTACTGCAGTCTCAGCCCAGACATGGAGCAAATGCAACCCTCTCCAGAACA GCAACTGCCCCAGCGACGATGCCCTCGGCATGAGCATCGACATCGACTTCTCCAAAGGCGAGGTAAACTCCTTCGCAGCCTCCGGATCGCCTAAATACGACAGCGAGGGCGTCTCCTTCACCGTCGCCCGCGCCAATGACGCGCCGCAGCTTGCATCCCTCTTCTACATCATGTTCGGCCGTGTCGAGATTACGATGAAGGCTGCTCCCGGAGCCGGTATCGTATCGTCGCTCGTTCTCCAGTCCGACGTGCTCGACGAGATCGACATTGAATGGCTCGGCTCCGATAATGACGAGATCCAGTCAAACTACTTCGGAAAGGGCCAGACGACCTCGTACAACCGCGGCGAGTTTCACGACGTGACAAATACGCAGGGCGAGTGGATTACATATACCATCGACTGGACCAAGGACCGTATCGTCTGGATGGCTGGCGGCACTGTCGTTCGAACCCTCAACGCTGGCGACGCCGAGGATAATCAATACCCTCAAACTCCGATGCAAGTCAAGTTCGGCGCCTGGGCTGGTGGTGACCCCAATACAAACTCCGCAGGCACCGTCAAATGGGCCCGTGGACCAACAGACTACTCCAAAGGTCCCTTCACCATGAAAGTCAAGAGTGTCGTTGTCACGGACTACTCAACTGGTGACGAGTACAAATACAAGGACACATCTGGCTCCTGGCAGTCAATCGAATCTGTCGGCGGTGAGATCAACGGAAACGAAAACGGCGATGCCATGACCGTCACTGCTACCGCCCAAGGAACAGTCGCTACAGCAGATGGAAACGTTCCTGTCGGAGGTATCGCCGAGGACGGAAGTCCCGCTACAGCTACACAGACGGGATGGCCCTGGACCGGCTCCCGACCTTCTGGCGGAGCTATCCCTGAAGGCTGGAGGCTCAACGCCAAGGGAAAAATCATTCCCGCTGAGAACAGCGCCTTCGTTCTTCAGCCTTTACATAACGGTATTGCTGTTATACCCTTCTTGGCCGGCATTATGGCATTTGCTGGTCGTTTCTTCTAG
- a CDS encoding ATPase, F1 complex, gamma subunit domain-containing protein, whose product MLSRAARPALRAAAAANARSAATYATLREIEDRLKSIRNIEKITNTMKIVASTKLTRAQRAMNDSRKYGQTSNEVYESAETKALETEDKKTLIIVCSSDKGLCGGIHSGLSRYVRRLHAEQPGFDLVLIGEKAKAQLSRTNASAIQLSFAGIGKDVPTFADAQAIADQVIQLPTEYTDIKILYNSFVNAQTYEASLIEAFSEEAIQQSPNFSAFEVDEEVLGNLREYSLANSLYWALAEGHACEQSARRNAMDNASKNAGEMINKYQILFNRTRQAVITGELVEIITGATASADM is encoded by the exons ATGTTGTCACGAGCCGCCAGACCAGCTCTTCGAGCTGCCGCCGCAGCTAATGCTCG CTCCGCTGCCACCTATGCGACTCTCCGTGAGATCGAGGACCGTCTCAAGTCCATCCGAAACATCGAGAAGATCACAAACACCATGAAGATTGTCGCCTCCACCAAGCTCACCCGAGCCCAGCGCGCCATGAACGACTCTCGCAAGTACGGTCAGACCTCTAATGAGGTCTACGAGTCCGCTGAGACCAAGGCCCTCGAGACTGAGGACAAGAAGaccctcatcatcgtctgcTCTTCCGACAAGGGTCTCTGCGGTGGTATTCACTCTGGTCTGTCCCGATATGTCCGCCGACTTCACGCCGAGCAGCCTGGCTTCGACCTCGTCCTCATTGgtgagaaggccaaggctcaGCTCTCACGAACCAACGCCTCGGCTATTCAGCTGAGCTTCGCTGGTATTGGCAAGGATGTTCCCACCTTTGCCGACGCCCAGGCCATCGCCGACCAGGTTATTCAGCTTCCTACTGAGTACACCGACATCAAGATTCTGTACAACAGCTTCGTTAACGCTCAGACCTACGAGGCTTCCTTGATTGAGGCATTTTCCGAGGAGGCTATCCAGCAGTCCC CCAACTTCTCTGCCTTCGAGGTTGACGAGGAGGTTCTTGGCAACCTCCGCGAGTACAGTCTTGCCAACTCCCTCTACTGGGCTCTTGCTGAGGGCCACGCCTGCGAGCAGTCTGCCCGACGAAACGCTATGGAC AACGCCTCTAAGAACGCTGGTGAGATGATCAACAAGTACCAGATTCTCTTCAACCGTACTCGACAGGCCGTCATTACCGGAGAACTGGTTGAGATTATCACTGGTGCTACTGCCTCTGCGGACATGTAA